The Microbacterium esteraromaticum genome contains the following window.
GTGGGGCCGCGGCGAGACCATTCAGTTCCCGCTGCGCGGTCTGATCCAGGGCTGGCAGGAGGGCATCCCCGGCATGAAGGTCGGCGGACGTCGCGAGCTGGTCATCCCGCCGCACCTCGCATACGGTCCCGCCGGTGCCGGGCACTTCCTGTCGGGCAAGACCCTCATCTTCATCATCGATCTGGTGGCGGTCGGCTGACCCGAACCCGGTGATCGAAACCCCCTTCGCGTATCGCGGAGGGGGTTTTTCCGAACCAGGGAATAGATTCACCTGAATGCAAGTTCCCTTCCGTGGAGCACCTGCTCCCACCGAAGACTCTGAGGAGAAGCCCCATGACGATCGACATCCCCGGCTACCGTCCCGGCACCTGGACCCTTGACCCCGCGCACAGTGAGGTCACCTTCAGCGTGCGGCACATGATGATCTCGAAGGTGCGCGGCTCGTTCGGCATCAAGAGCGCCACGTTCGTTGCGCCGGAGAACCCGCTGGAGGCCACCGTCGAGGCGAACGTGGATGTCGCATCCATCGACACCAGCGACGAGAACCGGGATGCGCACCTGCGCTCGGCTGACTTCTTCGACGCCGACAATCACCCGACGATGGAGTTCCGGTCGACGGCGACGCGCGTCGAGAACGGTGACTTCCTCGTCGACGGCGACCTGACGATCCGCGGGATCACCAAGCCGGTCACGTTCGAGTTCGACTTCGGCGGGTTCGCCCAGGACCCGTACGGCAACTACAAGGCGGGCGCCTCGGCCAAGGCCGTGATCAACCGCGAGGACTTCGGACTCACCTGGAATGCCGCGCTCGAGACCGGGGGAGTGCTGGTCGGCAAGGAGATCACGATTGGACTCGACCTGCAGGGTGCACTGCAGGCCTGAACGGCTGGTAAGCTTGAGCAGTTGCCGTTAGATCGGCCGCGGATGAAGAGAGCAGGCGCAATCGGCGACCTGCACCGCGCAGCAACCAGAAAGGGGATCGAATCTATGGCACTCGAAGCAGACGTCAAGAAGGCGATCATCGAAGAGTACGCGACGCACCCCGGTGACACCGGATCCCCCGAGGTGCAGGTCGCTATGCTGTCGCAGCGCATCAAGGACCTCACCGAGCACCTGAAGGAGCACAAGCACGACCACCACTCGCGTCGTGGTCTGTTCCTGCTCGTCGGTCAGCGCCGCCGCCTGCTGGGTTACCTGCAGGACGTCGACATCAACCGGTACCGTTCGCTCATCGAGCGACTCGGACTGCGTCGATAAGGCATCGACCAGCGTTCAATCGCGCAGAACATTCTTGAGAAGGCCTCCCCACGGTGTGGGGAGGCCTTCGTTGTTTCTCTTCAGATCTCCGGGATGGCTTTCCAGCAGGAAAGTCGTATGGTTTCCGAGAGGAAAGTGAGCATGATGGAACAGCGATCCGAGCCGGGGCAACCCGCGTACCAGCCGCCGTCCGCGCAGCTCGCGAGGCAGTACCTGGCCGAGAGGGACGACGTCGCGCAGCGCCGCGCCGCACACATTGACCGTCGGGCGACCGCGCGGATGCTGTTGCTCGACGGCGTCGTACTTGCTGTCTGGGGCAGCGTTTTGCTGCTCGGGTTCCCCCGGAACTTTTCGGGCAGCATGCCACTGCTGGTGAGTCTCCTGATCTGGACCGTGCTGTCCGGCTCACTGCGTGACCGCTACGGGTACCTCCCGAGGGGGCGGGAGGCGGGCGCACGTACGGCTGTCATGTTGATCATGCTTGTGATGTTCTTCGGAGCCATTGCCGCCATCATCGTGGGCGTCGGGGTGCCGCCATGGGGGCGACTGCTACCCGGTGCAGTGGCGCTGATCCTATTCACGGTTCTCGCCGTGGAGGAGTGGCGGCGAGATGTTCCGGCACGCAAGGTCACTCGTCAGCGCGCTCCCTTCGATCGCCCAACCAGGGTGGTCACCGCGGCGATCGGCGTTGCGCTCGGCGGGTTGACTGCATTGAGCGGTGCTGAGGCAGCGGCTGAGGCGCTGGCATATCTCGTCTACGGGGTCTTCATGTTCGGCCTTGTTGTTTGGAACGTTAAGGTGATGTCGGGAACCGCGCCCGCGGTGGGGGCAGCGTGGGGGCCGTCGGCTTGGACCCTCTACGGCGCAGGTAACGCGACGCTGGCGGTGTTGATCGTGCTCGATCAAATCGGCCACCCGGTGAACGTGGTCGTGCGCGTCGTGCTGGGCGCGCTCGTTGCTGTCGGGTTCGTCCTGATCGCACTCCGAGGGGGCAGGCGTGACTGAGTCCCCGCGCGACCACCCGCGGCTGCGGCTCGACGACAGTTTCGCCAGCCCGATCCGGTTCTCACTGATGGCCGCGCTATCGGATGACCTGGAACTCGACTTCGGCACCCTCGCGAGCATTCTGCAGGCCGGTGACTCGGCGCTGAGTAAGGGGATCGCCGCGCTCGAGGGCGTCGGTTACGTCCGCGTGCGCAAGGCGTTCAATGATGGCATCCGTCGTCGCACGTGGGTGAGCAGCACGACAGTCGGGCGCGACGCCTTCCGCGCCCACCTCGCCGCGCTGCAGGCGATCGTCGACTTCGGCACCGGTCAGAGCGACTGATAGCGCTCAGGCGCCCACCAGGTCGGCGTGATGGATCGCCGCGACATCGGGGTGGGCGCGCAGGCGTGACTTGAGCGCGTTCTCGCCGTAGAGGCTGTGGATCGGATTAGACGGATCCTCGGTCACGCCCCGGGCGTGCTGCGCGAGTTCGGCCGGCAGGTCGATGAGTGGCAGCGTGCGATCCAGTGCGGGATTGAAGAAGAACGGGATCGAGATGCGGTCGTGTGGCGCCCTCGGCGACAGCACGCGATGGTTCGTCGCGCGCAGATACCCGCCGGTCGCGTACTCGAGCAGCTCGCCGATGTTGACGACGAATGCCCCCGGCACGGGCGGCGCATCCACCCAGGCGCCATCCTGCTCGACCTGCAGTCCGCCCGCGCCGGGTTCGACCCAGAGCAGGGTCAGCACGCCGGAATCCTTGTGCGCTCCGACACCCTGCTGAGGCTCTGGCTCGTCGGTGCCCGGGTAGCGGATGATCTTGATCAGCGTCGACGGTTCGCCGAAGTGGTCGTCGAAGTATCCGGCATCCGCCCCCAACGACTCCGCCCACGCACGCAACAGCCGACGGGAGACATCCGACAGTGCGGCGTGCCACTCGCTGACGACCTCGCGCAGCTCCGGCTGCGCCGACGGCCACAGATTCGGGCCGATCAGTCGCTGATAGCCAGGGCCGCCGGTGACCGCCTCTCGCTCGGGGCCGATATCGATCTGCTCGCGCCAGTCCACGCGCCCTCCGGTGCGTTCACCGCCAACGCGCGTGTACCCGCGGAAGTGTGGACTCTTGACGTTCTCGATGGCGAGCTTCTCGGTCTCGGGCAGTGCGAAGAACGCGCGAGCGGCGCGATGCAGACGCTGCTCGAGTCCGGCAGGAACGCCGGTTCCGGTGAGGTAGAAGAAGCCGACGTCCCGGGTGGCGGCACGCAGATCATCGCGAAAGCGCGCTGCCGCATCAGCACCGCGATCGAGCTGCGAGAGATCCAGAACAGGAAGGGTGGAAGCGACCATGCGTCGACGGTAGGTGCTGCACCGCTCGCCGTACAGGAATGTTGCGCTGTCTTACCTCACCCGCTGCGCCGGGAACCCGTCGGATCGTTGCGGTGGCCTGACCCGCTCACATCAGGATCGGCGAACATCCACCGCGGTCGCGGCTCGATGAGCGGGCGGAACAGTCTGCGCACCGGCTTCGAGGCCAGCACGAACGTCGTCGCCACCGACAGCAGAGTCACGGCCGGCAGCCAGAACCAGGTGGGGTCGAGACCGCGCAGCACGCCCGACTCGCGGAACGGGTACAGCACGAACGAGTGCAGCAGGTAGACGTACATCGTGTACTGGCCCAGCGTCGTCCACCACTGGCCGCGGCGCGGGATCAGCACGAAGAACGCTGCGCTGAGCACGATCGCCAACGTCATGACCACGAGCCGCACGCCGCCGGCCCACCAGGTCAGTCCGCCGGTGAGCTCCGCGTAGGAGTCGTCGTAGAAGAACCACTGCCGCAGATCGACCGCATGCCAGACGTCGACCCAGTTCCACACCACGAACGACCAGGCGGCGAGCACGGCGACCGCTCCCGCGCGCAGCCACCACGGCCGGTAGTCGATCAGCTGGAACCGTTGCACGATGTCGTGTTCGCTGAGCCACCAGCCGAGGGTGAAGAAGAACAGTAGCCCGAGGGTGCGCGAGAGCGAGAACGTGCTGTCGACGTTGCTCATGTAGCCGACGCCGATCGAGATCGCGAGTGCCCACACCAGCGGCCAGCGCAGTAGGGCGAGGTAGGGGAGCACCAGCCGGAAGATCCCCAGTGCGAGCAGGAACCACAGGGTCCATGACGGCTGGGTGAGGTTGGGGTCGGCCTGGCCTTCGACGAGCCATTTGGTAAGCATCCACAGCATCTCGAAGATGACGTAGGGGACGAGGATGTCCGTGATCACGCGTGCCATCTGCCGCCGGTTGGGGCTGATGGACTTCGAGAAGTACCCCGAGATGATCGCGAACGCCGGCATGTGGAACGCGTAGATCACCAGGTACAGCGATTCCGCGATCTCGGAGTCGTAGGTCAACCGCTGGATGCCATGCCCCAGGACGACCAGGATCACGCACGCGAACCTGGCGTTGTCCCAGAACGGGACGCGGCGGCGCGGGCGGGGGATGGCTCCCGTCGTGGTGGCGGGAGGGTGTTGCTCGGCACTGCTCATTCGGAGAGGGTATCGGTCGGACATGGGGAATAGGTTTGCGCGTGCGGCGTTGCATCAATTACATTCACTTGAATAGAACGGATGCTGTCGGCATCCGGAGCGGAGAGAAATGAACGAGCAGGGCCAGATCCAGTTCGGTGTCATGTCGGTCAGCGACATCACGCAGGACCCGACCACGGGCGTCACGCCCAGCGAGCGCGAGCGCATTCAGGCGACGGTCACCATGGCCAAGCACGCCGAGGAGGTCGGACTCGACGTCTTCGCCATCGGCGAGCACCACAACCCGCCGTTCTGGTCGTCGAGCCCGACGACGACACTGGCCTACATCGCCGCGCAGACTCAACGCCTGGTGCTGTCGACGTCGACCACGCTGATCACGACCAACGACCCGGTCAAGATCGCCGAGGACTACGCGATGCTGCAGCACCTCTCCGGCGGTCGCACCGATCTCATGCTCGGCCGAGGAAACACCGGGCCGGTCTACCCATGGTTCGGTCAGGACATCCGCCAGGGACTGCCGCTGGCGATCGAGAACTACGCACTGCTGCGCCAGCTCTGGGAGCACGACGTCGTCGACTGGGAGGGCAAGTTCCGCACG
Protein-coding sequences here:
- the rpsO gene encoding 30S ribosomal protein S15, whose translation is MALEADVKKAIIEEYATHPGDTGSPEVQVAMLSQRIKDLTEHLKEHKHDHHSRRGLFLLVGQRRRLLGYLQDVDINRYRSLIERLGLRR
- a CDS encoding transcriptional regulator — protein: MTESPRDHPRLRLDDSFASPIRFSLMAALSDDLELDFGTLASILQAGDSALSKGIAALEGVGYVRVRKAFNDGIRRRTWVSSTTVGRDAFRAHLAALQAIVDFGTGQSD
- a CDS encoding isopenicillin N synthase family dioxygenase codes for the protein MVASTLPVLDLSQLDRGADAAARFRDDLRAATRDVGFFYLTGTGVPAGLEQRLHRAARAFFALPETEKLAIENVKSPHFRGYTRVGGERTGGRVDWREQIDIGPEREAVTGGPGYQRLIGPNLWPSAQPELREVVSEWHAALSDVSRRLLRAWAESLGADAGYFDDHFGEPSTLIKIIRYPGTDEPEPQQGVGAHKDSGVLTLLWVEPGAGGLQVEQDGAWVDAPPVPGAFVVNIGELLEYATGGYLRATNHRVLSPRAPHDRISIPFFFNPALDRTLPLIDLPAELAQHARGVTEDPSNPIHSLYGENALKSRLRAHPDVAAIHHADLVGA
- a CDS encoding FKBP-type peptidyl-prolyl cis-trans isomerase; its protein translation is MTDRTKPEFDAPTGPAPAELVIRDLIAGDGAEAKPGDTVTVHYAGVEFDSGEEFDSSWGRGETIQFPLRGLIQGWQEGIPGMKVGGRRELVIPPHLAYGPAGAGHFLSGKTLIFIIDLVAVG
- a CDS encoding YceI family protein, which encodes MTIDIPGYRPGTWTLDPAHSEVTFSVRHMMISKVRGSFGIKSATFVAPENPLEATVEANVDVASIDTSDENRDAHLRSADFFDADNHPTMEFRSTATRVENGDFLVDGDLTIRGITKPVTFEFDFGGFAQDPYGNYKAGASAKAVINREDFGLTWNAALETGGVLVGKEITIGLDLQGALQA
- a CDS encoding acyltransferase family protein — translated: MSSAEQHPPATTTGAIPRPRRRVPFWDNARFACVILVVLGHGIQRLTYDSEIAESLYLVIYAFHMPAFAIISGYFSKSISPNRRQMARVITDILVPYVIFEMLWMLTKWLVEGQADPNLTQPSWTLWFLLALGIFRLVLPYLALLRWPLVWALAISIGVGYMSNVDSTFSLSRTLGLLFFFTLGWWLSEHDIVQRFQLIDYRPWWLRAGAVAVLAAWSFVVWNWVDVWHAVDLRQWFFYDDSYAELTGGLTWWAGGVRLVVMTLAIVLSAAFFVLIPRRGQWWTTLGQYTMYVYLLHSFVLYPFRESGVLRGLDPTWFWLPAVTLLSVATTFVLASKPVRRLFRPLIEPRPRWMFADPDVSGSGHRNDPTGSRRSG